The Neovison vison isolate M4711 chromosome 13, ASM_NN_V1, whole genome shotgun sequence genome includes a region encoding these proteins:
- the FOXB1 gene encoding forkhead box protein B1, with protein sequence MPRPGRNTYSDQKPPYSYISLTAMAIQSSPEKMLPLSEIYKFIMDRFPYYRENTQRWQNSLRHNLSFNDCFIKIPRRPDQPGKGSFWALHPSCGDMFENGSFLRRRKRFKVLKSDHLAPSKPADAAQYLQQQAKLRLSALAASGTHLPQMPAAAYNLGGVAQPSGFKHPFAIENIIAREYKMPGGLAFSAMQPVPAAYPLPNQLTTMSSSLGTGWPHVYGSAGMIDSATPISMASGDYSAYGVPLKPLCHAAGQTLPAIPVPIKPTPAAVPALPALPAPIPTLLSNSPPSLSPTSSQTATSQSSPATPSETLTSPASALHSVAVH encoded by the coding sequence ATGCCTCGGCCCGGCCGCAACACGTACAGCGACCAAAAGCCGCCCTACTCCTACATCTCGCTGACCGCCATGGCCATCCAGAGTTCCCCAGAGAAGATGCTGCCGTTAAGCGAGATCTACAAGTTCATCATGGACCGCTTCCCCTACTACCGGGAGAACACGCAGCGCTGGCAGAACAGCCTGCGCCACAACCTCTCCTTCAACGACTGCTTCATCAAGATCCCGCGGCGGCCAGACCAGCCGGGCAAGGGCAGCTTCTGGGCACTGCATCCCAGCTGCGGGGACATGTTCGAGAACGGCAGCTTCCTGAGGCGCCGCAAGCGCTTCAAGGTGCTCAAGTCCGACcacctggctcccagcaagcCCGCCGACGCCGCGCAGTATCTGCAGCAGCAGGCCAAGCTGCGCCTCAGCGCGCTTGCGGCCTCCGGCACGCACCTGCCACAGATGCCCGCAGCCGCCTACAACCTCGGCGGCGTGGCACAGCCCTCGGGCTTCAAGCACCCCTTCGCCATCGAGAATATAATCGCTCGCGAGTACAAGATGCCTGGGGGTCTGGCCTTCTCCGCCATGCAGCCGGTGCCCGCCGCCTACCCGCTCCCCAACCAGTTGACTACCATGAGCAGCTCGCTGGGCACTGGCTGGCCACACGTGTACGGTTCCGCAGGCATGATCGATTCAGCCACCCCCATCTCCATGGCTAGTGGCGATTACAGCGCCTACGGCGTGCCACTGAAGCCGCTATGCCATGCAGCAGGCCAGACGCTGCCCGCAATCCCGGTGCCAATCAAGCCTACACCGGCCGCAGTGCCCGCGCTGCCCGCGTTGCCCGCGCCCATCCCTACTTTGCTCTCGAACTCGCCGCCCTCGCTCAGCCCCACGTCCTCGCAAACAGCCACCAGCCAAAGCAGCCCCGCCACTCCCAGTGAAACGCTCACCAGCCCGGCCTCCGCCTTGCACTCGGTGGCGGTGCACTGA